In a genomic window of Zingiber officinale cultivar Zhangliang chromosome 9B, Zo_v1.1, whole genome shotgun sequence:
- the LOC122024943 gene encoding ubiquitin carboxyl-terminal hydrolase 21-like, producing MILFVRPFWQFLETSISIRVRFLLKKSLGMAADPLLSGDPKFTALDPMGGRSSFFSPSPVCERTRLVGAGLKNLGNTCFLNAVLQCLTHTVPFVQKIRMTGHSPCFRGANGDFCSLCALKQHINSCLLLPGFVISPVNFAENLSKISPYFQLGQQEDAHEFFQSLLDRIHSCCLVSKSEDWKSSLDKDSFVTQVFGGRLRSQLRCCGCGHLSNSFEPHLDLSLEIDNVDSVVNALASFTRLEKIDDSEIKLNCNGCKSQVKMEKQLKLDLAPEVLALHLKRFKNVGNTCYKIYDSVEFPLELDLSSFLSCPVDEVQCKYNLSTVLVHIGSPYSGHYYCFVRSSPSTWYQIDDHKVTRVSEAYVLEQEAYVLFYVKKGTSCWFSNFMDTKKKHIEDDMNGTSPISVLNGHERYLSSPTNSEDCFSSLRESPDGLISFGSSNNVSLVGHIETNPVVPNCGNAEKILSDKFVTHLTLQSKMKGEENSVGGDDRPPIKSAGWSMSVQDLDDLSEDEITEDEKDDLPPAEECKAANEQTYQPVGNQTAPEPMKDDTQVNKAFNRLIRGMPKSRRSGILACLASQHESSRKRPFDLIESDGSKKAKVHRGVHDDGSQQTS from the exons ATGATCTTATTTGTAAGACCATTTTGGCAATTCCTGGAAACCTCGATCTCAATCCGCGTCCGTTTCCTCCTCAAAAAATCTCTCGGCATGGCCGCAGATCCTCTCCTTTCTGGCGATCCTAAATTCACG GCGCTCGATCCGATGGGCGGACGAAGTTCTTTCTTTTCCCCTTCTCCTGTGTGTGAACGAACCCGTCTGGTG GGTGCTGGCCTCAAGAACTTGGGGAATACGTGCTTTCTTAATGCGGTTCTGCAGTGCCTTACGCATACGGTACCCTTTGTGCAGAAGATTCGCATGACGGGTCACTCTCCTTGCTTCCGTG GTGCTAATGGGGATTTCTGCTCATTATGTGCTCTGAAACAGCACATCAACAGTTGTTTGTTGTTGCCCGGATTTGTTATCTCACCAGTAAATTTTGCTGAAAACTTAAGCA AAATATCACCTTATTTCCAATTAGGTCAGCAAGAAGATGCTCATGAATTCTTCCAATCATTGTTGGATAGAATTCATTCTTGCTGTCTTGTTAGCAAATCTGAGGATTGGAAGTCTTCGCTAGATAAAGATAGCTTTGTTACACAAGTATTTGGAGGGCGTCTTAGAAGTCAG CTACGTTGTTGTGGTTGTGGCCACCTCTCTAACTCCTTCGAACCACATctggatcttagcttggagattGATAATGTGGACAGTGTTGTTAATGCCCTAGCATCCTTCACCAGGTTAGAAAAAATTGATGATtctgaaatcaaattaaattgcAATGGATGTAAGTCGCAAGTCAAAATGGAGAAGCAGCTCAAGTTGGACTTAGCACCAGAAGTACTTGCACTACACTTGAAGAGATTTAAGAATGTTggaaatacatgctacaagatcTATGATTCAGTGGAATTTCCTTTGGAACTAGACTTGAGCTCATTCTTGAGTTGTCCTGTAGATGAG GTCCAGTGTAAGTATAATCTTTCTACGGTTCTGGTGCACATTGGCTCACCATATTCTGGGCATTACTATTGCTTTGTTCGATCCTCTCCAAGCACATGGTATCAGATTGATGACCATAAG GTGACTAGAGTTTCCGAGGCATATGTTCTAGAACAAGAAGCCTATGTACTCTTTTATGTTAAGAAAGGTACATCATGTTGGTTCTCAAACTTTATGGACACAAAGAAGAAACATATCGAGGATGATATGAATGGCACTTCTCCAATATCTGTGCTTAATGGTCACGAAAGGTATCTTTCCTCTCCTACAAACAGCGAAGATTGTTTCAGTAGTTTGAGAGAATCTCCTGATGGCCTGATAAGTTTTGGTTCCAGCAACAATGTATCTCTAGTAGGCCATATAGAAACTAACCCTGTGGTACCAAATTGTGGCAATGCTGAGAAGATTCTATCAGACAAATTTGTTACACATCTGACACTCCAAAGCAAGATGAAGGGGGAAGAGAATTCTGTTGGTGGTGATGATCGACCTCCAATAAAATCTGCCGGATGGTCCATGTCCGTCCAGGATCTGGATGATTTGTCTGAAGATGAAATCACAG AAGATGAGAAGGATGACTTACCTCCAGCAGAGGAATGCAAGGCCGCGAATGAGCAAACATACCAGCCTGTTGGCAACCAAACAGCTCCAGAGCCTATGAAAGATGATACCCAAGTGAATAAGGCATTTAACAGATTAATAAGGGGCATGCCTAAATCTCGGAGATCAGGCATTTTGGCTTGTCTTGCTTCTCAACATGAGTCCTCCAGAAAACGGCCTTTTGACTTGATTGAATCTGATGGCAGCAAAAAAGCTAAAGTTCATCGAGGTGTGCATGATGATGGATCACAGCAAACGTCATGA